One Bombus pyrosoma isolate SC7728 linkage group LG11, ASM1482585v1, whole genome shotgun sequence DNA segment encodes these proteins:
- the LOC122573008 gene encoding teneurin-m isoform X6, translated as MYQLGCLLDNSAPRGPPDVPPRNPTMSRVNGRLPGSHAASDHERDPDLQPSCLVRTSSGGFYSIPKIPKNEYNNKNQSTGNSPIKVELQNNMDRVPLPYGHAPSMIPMRRQSIRCHFVKGVDWCSWKLIAMILLIVSLCITAALAYVVVSSILNRSYQSTKTCAVLVGENSDTKPLSSDGNKTSSSATASSSQSSGRTRQQASSGGSINPSASMLEHAYTRKRRDTFNQHALHQTVASREREQLSSTVTNEPTSQFNEDRPGMVNVHETEHADDQKSSSSLPLSSTSPLGSLLRANVSDSSVITNNYTTAATSSSVHPAASDSFVSLNDQPPESQINNDFTQSESDNLDSIVVTTESIIENRATTDSITEFSEFGESSGDNGNAQTSETFVPRASSFGTFSVDIESNEFNVESITVKHSFNEGSTGSSVVEVAQKDLELNVENNRQLLENDRERNKESFEKNKYTNNTSLSADFKYDESSVNLTKVKLQKNDTEGDRKLLENNKYINYTTSPTHVETDEVIANLTGMKSIENDRKLLENHISTNNTTFFADVTEYDMNVTDSLTVSTSSTKNDFEANIVPALVVEHVDVASSLSTPKDEKDGKNLGTESTAPNGPQDRRNASSSDDFSDVVKETRELSREDSSSESETLPSHVNSPEKSEELQRDYPVYNYGQDEVEIVKLNHEIAEDRTTLKNKKLDRFLENELKTNNVPQKSNLVHQTGDLRVITREESNEEFLREFEKMFHEKSAEVDAINEDSYKKVHDNFNNMQSTSKSKSDSLPPRRIYHEKSSETDSIHDDSLKKTHDASNNIQAPIKPNSESSPPLTQQVKIIEVPVDRLHRSSSGSPSSSSSSSSSSSSHRVLVNITIASGDSASSKPLYVLSVSVPTNGDDVNDKQAAKVNVDEVKVHETPVESASSMAKNSVANSEDNRLPPPPQPPSSPPPPIWAGGECECSCPCMGSSSDEWDPFSAIDDTLNFEDQPHNLNLSMDEIDERQESAVFDGVTLKQMDSKDGKETSVSLEKESVKEGTSTSYENDYESTTEESTGTVDWTTTPSYEDESSSVGLSCSGTTPLPPEPTILILEGARTFPARSFPPDGTTFAQVGLGQKLSKEIPPYSYWNMQFYQSEAAYVRFDYNIPRGASIGVYARRNALPTHTQYDLLEVLSGFKARTTRASHVSVIPSIKKEVTHYMEPGHWFLSLYNDDGDPQEVSFIAMIAEDMTHNCPNGCSGKGECLLGHCQCNPGFGGDDCSESVCPVLCSQRGEYINGECQCNPGWKGKECSLRHDECEVPDCNGHGHCTNGKCNCVRGYKGKYCEEVDCPHPTCSGHGFCAEGTCICKKGWKGADCSQMDKEALQCLPDCSGHGNFDLETQTCLCEPMWSGDDCSKELCDLDCGPHGHCVDNACDCLPGWSGELCNLKQCDPRCNEHGQCKNGTCLCVTGWNGKHCTMEGCPNSCSGHGQCRVGNDGQWECRCYDGWDGKDCNVLLEQNCNDGRDNDKDGLIDCADPECCSNHICRSSQLCVSAPKPIDILLRKQPPAITASFFERMKFLIDEGSLQNYARQETFNESMFWNHFNTSRSAVVRGRVVTHLGTGLMGVRVSTSTPLEGFTLTRDDGWFDLLVNGGGAVTLQFGRSPFKPQSHIVFVPWNEVVIIDKIVMSTAEEKQTSHIPYACAAHDYDLMKPVVLATWKHGFQGACPDKSAILAESQVIQESLQIPGTGLNLVYHSSRAAGYLSTIQLQLTPEVIPPTLNLIHLRITIEGILFEKTFEADPVIKFTYAWNRLNVYRQRVYGVTTAMVKVGYEYNDCKDIIWDVQTTKLSGHDMSISEVGGWNLDIHHRYNFHEGILQKGDGSNIYLKQKPRVILTTMGDGHQRSLDCYDCDRQAEASNQRLLAPVALATASDGSIFVGDFNLVRKILVDGTVRTVVRLNATRVSYRYHIALSPLDGSLYISDPESHQIIRVRDTNDYSEPDHNWETVVGSGERCLPGDEAHCGDGALARDAKLAYPKGVAVSADNVLYFADGTNIRMVDRDGIITTVIGNHMHKSHWKPIPCEGTLNVEEVHLRWPTELAINPLDNSLHMIDDHMVLQLAPDGRVKVVAGRPLHCASPSSSFDTELATHATLVMPQSIAFGPSGNLYIAESDSQRINRVRVIGTDGKISPYAGAESKCNCLERGCDCFDADHYLASTSKFNTISAVAVSPDGVVHIGDQANYRIRSVMASIPDASGAREYEIYSPDTQEIYVFNRFGQHVATKNILTGEIVYQFTYNVNTSNGKLSTVTDAAGNKVFLLRDYSSQVNSIENTKGQKCRLRMSRMKMLHELSTPDNYNVTFDYHGPTGLLKTKLDSTGRSYVYNYDEFGRLTSAVTPTGEVISLTFDLSLKGAVVKVGQNNRKPISMLIKGSSVVTKVGEAEQRTTVLSDGSVGQVTPWAHTVSTDTLPYSVLAEIEPLLGESYPVPAKQRTEIAGDLANRFEWRYFLRKFQGNKYRSESKTVAQVGRKLRINGDILLSLEYDRETNSVAVFMDDDAELLNVTYDRTARPVKWGPRNGIFSGVELEYDRFSRLTSWTWGDISETYGFDRAGRLYEIKYSDGTSMVYAFKDMFSSLPLKVTTPRGSDYLLQYDEAGALQSLTTPRGHIHAFSLQTSLGFYKYQYYSPMNRHPYEILYNDDGQILAKVYPHQSGKVAYVYDHTGKLETTLAGLSSIHYTYQETTSLVHSIDINEPNFEMRIEYKYHAGIVKDEKIKFGSKSGLDNARYRYQYDGNARISGIEVDINGKQLPQLRLKYNQNLGILEGVGDLRIYRNLFNRSVMQDSSKQFFTVTDYDEHGRVKTVLMNIRSLDVFRMELEYDNRNRIKMRKLSIGKDAMEKKEWTKMEKITYNADGHVLEVADTENNWQYAYDENGNVIGVTEHNEKIALGYDSGDRVVQYGDVEFNSYDGRGFVVIRGEHKYRYNSRGQLIHASEHKKFQIWYFYDDRGRLVAWNDDRENITQFFYANPKTPDLITHIHFPKSSKTFRFLYDSRNFLMTVETSEQRFYVATDQNGSPLALFDTNGNLIKEMRRTPFGKIIKDTNPDFYLPIDFHGGLLDPNTKLVYLNKRLYDPTVGQWMTPAWEQMANELTTPTDIFIYRFRNNDPINFKQNVEYMTDLASWLKLYGYDISAMLGSEYMKQMVYQPSATITSPQLTPDFGVMSGLQCIVNRVHEKFSDLGFVPKPLLKLEPKTRNLLPRVAHRRAVFGEGILVSRVGGRSLVSVVDGVNSVVQDVVTSVFNNSYFLPLHFSVHDQDVFYFVKDNALKIRDDMEELRRLGGMFNVSTHETTEHGAGTWKELRLHNPDAAVVIKYGADPEQERHRILKHAHKRAVERAWEIEKQLVMAGFQGRGDWSKEEKDELISRGTVSGYEGVDIHSVHRYPQLADDPGNVAFTRDTKRKRRKSGNRRNRIHRHDS; from the exons GGTGTTTGTTGGACAATTCGGCGCCGCGGGGCCCGCCCGATGTGCCACCCCGTAACCCTACAATGAGCCGCGTCAACGGAAGATTGCCAGGAAGCCACGCAGCCAGCGATCACGAGCGTGATCCCGACCTCCAGCCGTCCTGCCTCGTACGCACTTCATCAGGCGGCTTCTACAGTATACCAA AGATACCGAAGAATGAGTACAACAACAAGAATCAGTCCACGGGGAATAGTCCAATAAAAGTCGAGCTGCAGAACAACATGGACAG GGTACCTTTACCGTATGGCCACGCGCCCTCAATGATCCCAATGAGGAGACAAAGCATTCGCTGCCATTTTGTCAAAGGGGTTGACTGGTGCAGCTGGAAATTAATTGCCATGATACTGCTTATTGTCTCGCTGTGTATAACGGCGGCACTAGCCTACGTAGTAG TTTCCAGCATACTGAACCGGTCGTACCAAAGCACGAAAACGTGCGCAGTTCTGGTTGGCGAGAACTCGGATACAAAACCACTGTCCTCGGACGGAAACAAGACCTCTTCTTCAGCAACCGCGTCCTCGTCGCAGTCGAGCGGGCGAACACGGCAACAAGCATCCTCAGGAGGTAGTATTAACCCATCGGCTAGCATGTTAGAGCACGCGTACACCCGTAAACGTAGGGACACGTTTAACCAGCATGCGTTGCACCAAACTGTCGCATCCCGCGAACGTGAACAGCTCTCGTCGACCGTGACAAACGAACCGACGTCACAGTTCAACGAGGATCGTCCTGGTATGGTTAATGTGCATGAAACGGAGCATGCGGACGATCAAAAATCTTCTTCGTCGTTGCCTTTGTCATCAACGAGTCCATTGGGATCGTTGCTTCGTGCGAATGTCTCTGACTCTTCGGTTATTACTAATAATTACACCACTGCCGCTACATCCTCCTCTGTTCACCCTGCTGCTAGTGACTCTTTCGTTTCACTTAACGACCAACCTCCAGAGAGTCAAATCAACAACGATTTCACGCAGTCTGAGTCGGATAATTTAGATTCGATTGTTGTCACTACAGAATCGATCATTGAGAATCGGGCTACAACAGATTCGATCACCGAATTTAGCGAGTTTGGTGAGTCGAGTGGAGACAATGGTAACGCTCAGACTAGTGAAACTTTCGTCCCTAGGGCGTCCAGTTTTGGAACGTTCTCGGTAGACATAGAATCGAACGAGTTTAACGTCGAATCGATCACCGTGAAACATTCGTTCAACGAGGGTAGTACTGGTAGTAGTGTTGTAGAAGTTGCACAGAaagatttagaattaaatGTAGAGAATAATAGACAGTTACTAGAAAACGATAGAGAACGTAATAAAGAATCGtttgaaaagaataaatacaCAAATAATACGTCTTTGTCCGCGGATTTCAAATATGACGAATCCAGTGTGAATCTTACTAAAGTAAAGTTACAAAAGAACGATACAGAGGGCGATAGAaagttattagaaaataataagtaCATCAATTACACTACTTCGCCCACGCATGTCGAAACTGACGAGGTCATCGCGAATCTCACTGGCATGAAATCAATAGAGAACGATAGAAAGTTACTAGAAAACCATATATCTACAAATAACACGACTTTCTTTGCGGATGTCACTGAGTATGATATGAATGTCACCGATTCGTTAACCGTAAGTACAAGTTCAACAAAGAATGATTTCGAAGCAAATATTGTGCCAGCGCTGGTAGTAGAGCACGTAGATGTGGCTAGTTCGTTAAGCACCCCGAAGGACGAGAAAGACGGTAAGAATCTGGGAACTGAAAGTACTGCTCCGAACGGACCACAGGATCGCAGGAACGCGAGTTCTTCCGATGATTTTTCGGATGTTGTGAAGGAAACACGAGAACTCTCCCGAGAAGATTCTTCGTCCGAGTCTGAAACTTTGCCCAGTCATGTGAACAGTCCTGAGAAATCCGAAGAATTACAGAGAGACTATCCTGTTTATAATTACGGGCAAGACGAGGTGGAAATTGTCAAATTAAATCATGAAATAGCTGAAGATCGTACCACATTGAAGAACAAGAAGCTGGACCGTTTTTTGGAGAATGAATTGAAGACCAACAATGTTCCTCAGAAATCAAATTTGGTGCATCAGACTGGTGATCTGAGGGTTATCACTAGAGAAGAGAGTAACGAGGAGTTCTTGAGAGAGTTTGAGAAAATGTTTCACGAAAAATCTGCAGAGGTTGACGCTATAAACGAAGATTCATATAAAAAAGTGcacgataattttaataacatgcAATCTACAAGTAAATCTAAGTCCGATTCACTACCACCGCGGAGAATTTATCACGAAAAATCTTCAGAAACCGATTCTATACACGACGATTCGCTGAAAAAGACACACGATGCTTCTAACAATATTCAAGCTCCGATCAAACCTAACTCTGAATCGTCACCACCATTGACACAGCAAGTGAAGATCATCGAAGTACCAGTCGATCGTCTTCATCGATCTTCATCAGGTTCACCAAGTTCATCGAGCTCTTCATCTTCATCCTCATCATCGCATCGGGTGCTTGTGAACATCACGATAGCTTCTGGAGACTCGGCTTCCTCGAAACCGCTTTACGTGCTGTCTGTCTCTGTCCCAACCAATGGTGACGATGTCAATGACAAACAAGCCGCTAAAGTAAACGTGGACGAGGTTAAGGTTCACGAGACACCTGTGGAAAGTGCTTCGAGCATGGCAAAGAACTCTGTCGCGAATTCTGAGGACAATCGATTGCCTCCGCCGCCTCAGCCACCATCTTCTCCACCGCCACCAATTTGGGCTGGTGGCGAGTGCGAGTGCTCATGTCCATGCATGGGCTCATCCTCTGATGAGTGGGATCCATTTTCAGCCATAGATGATACCCTGAACTTCGAGGATCAACCACATAATTTGAATCTTTCGATGGATGAAATAGATGAGCGTCAAGAGTCTGCAGTGTTTGATGGGGTCACACTGAAACAGATGGACTCTAAGGACGGAAAGGAAACTTCTGTAAGTTTGGAGAAGGAGTCCGTAAAAGAAGGAACGAGTACGAGCTATGAGAATGATTATGAATCGACGACTGAGGAGAGTACTGGGACTGTTGACTGGACTACTACTCCGAGTTATGAGGATGAGTCGAGCAGTGTAGGCTTGTCGTGTTCTGGGACAACGCCATTACCCCCAGAACCCACTATACTGATCCTGGAAG GTGCAAGAACTTTCCCCGCCAGGTCCTTTCCACCTGACGGCACGACTTTCGCCCAAGTGGGTCTCGGACAGAAGCTCAGCAAAGAGATTCCACCATACAGCTACTGGAACATGCAATTCTACCAGTCGGAAGCCGCGTACGTGCGATTCGACTATAATATTCCTCGTGGAGCCAGTATCGGCGTTTACGCAAGAAGAAACGCTCTTCCTACGCACACGCAGTACGATCTTCTGGAAGTACTGAGTGGTTTCAAGGCCAGAACCACACGGGCGTCCCATGTTAGTGTTATT CCATCGATCAAGAAGGAAGTGACGCACTATATGGAGCCTGGTCATTGGTTCCTTTCGTTGTACAATGACGACGGTGATCCTCAGGAAGTGTCGTTTATAGCTATGATCGCGGAAGACATGACGCACAATTGTCCGAATGGCTGTAGTGGAAAGGGCGAATGTCTGCTGGGTCACTGCCAATGTAATCCTGGTTTCGGTGGCGACGATTGCAGCGAGAGCGTTTGTCCTGTTCTTTGTAGTCAACGCG GCGAGTACATAAACGGAGAGTGCCAATGCAACCCTGGCTGGAAGGGCAAGGAATGTTCCCTGCGACACGACGAATGCGAAGTGCCTGATTGTAACGGACACGGCCATTGCACCAATGGAAAGTGCAATTGCGTACGTGGCTACAAAGGAAAGTATTGCGAGGAAGTGGACTGCCCTCATCCGACTTGCTCTGGCCATGGTTTCTGCGCGGAGGGCACCTGCATTTGTAAGAAGGGGTGGAAAGGAGCAGATTGTAGCCAGATGGACAAAGAAGCGTTACAGTGTCTGCCCGATTGCAGCGGGCATGGAAATTTCGATCTTGAGACGCAGACTTGTCTATGTGAGCCTATGTGGTCTGGAGACGACTGCTCGAAag aattatGCGATTTGGATTGCGGTCCCCACGGGCATTGCGTTGACAATGCTTGCGACTGTTTGCCCGGATGGTCCGGCGAATTGTGTAATCTAAAGCAATGCGATCCTCGATGCAACGAACACGGCCAATGTAAAAACGGGACCTGTTTGTGCGTGACTGGTTGGAATGGAAAACACTGCACCATGGAAGGTTGCCCGAATTCCTGCTCTGGACACGGACAATGTAGAGTCGGCAACGATGGTCAATGGGAATGCAGGTGCTACGATGGCTGGGATGGCAAGGACTGCAACGTACTTCTTGAACAGAACTGCAATGACGGAAGAGACAACGACAAAG ACGGTCTCATCGATTGTGCGGATCCGGAATGTTGCTCGAATCATATATGTCGTAGCAGCCAACTTTGCGTGTCAGCACCGAAGCCGATCGATATACTTCTGCGAAAGCAGCCACCGGCCATCACCGCTTCCTTCTTCGAGaggatgaaatttttaatcgacgaaGGCAGTCTTCAAAATTACGCGCGTCAAGAAACCTTCAACGAGAG TATGTTCTGGAATCACTTCAACACAAG TCGATCGGCTGTTGTCCGTGGCCGCGTTGTCACGCATCTTGGCACCGGTCTGATGGGAGTGCGAGTCAGTACCAGCACACCCCTGGAAGGCTTCACCTTGACGAGAGACGACGGCTGGTTCGATCTCCTGGTGAACGGCGGTGGCGCGGTCACTTTACAATTTGGAAGATCGCCATTCAAACCGCAGAGCCACATTGTTTTTGTACCATGGAACGAG GTGGTAATAATCGATAAGATAGTCATGAGCACCGCAGAAGAGAAGCAAACAAGCCACATTCCATACGCTTGTGCAGCGCACGATTACGACCTGATGAAACCAGTGGTCCTGGCAACGTGGAAGCACGGATTCCAGGGAGCGTGCCCTGACAAAAGTGCTATTCTGGCCGAGTCCCAAGTTATACAAGAAAGCCTGCAAATACCTGGCACGGGCCTCAATCTCGTTTACCATAGCTCCAGAGCAGCCGGCTATCTCTCCACCATACAGCTGCAGTTGACTCCAGAAGTCATACCTCCAACCCTTAATCTAATTCATCTGAGAATCACAATCGAAGGAATTCTGTTCGAGAAAACCTTCGAAGCAGACCCAGTGATAAAATTCACTTATGCTTGGAATCGACTGAACGTGTATAGACAACGCGTTTATGGTGTCACCACTGCTATGGTGAAAGTTGGATACGAGTATAATGATTGCAAAGATATTATTTGGGATGTTCAAACGACGAAACTGAGTGGCCATGACATGTCTATTTCTGAAGTTGGAGGCTGGAATTTGGATATCCATCATAGATACAATTTCCACGAGGGGATTCTTCAGAAAGGAGATGgctcgaatatttatttgaagcaGAAGCCTAGAGTGATTTTGACCACTATGGGCGATGGACACCAGAGGTCTCTGGATTGCTATGATTGCGATAGACAAGCAGAAGCTTCTAACCAGAGGCTTCTTGCACCCGTTGCTCTTGCAACTGCTTCTGATGGATCTATCTTTGTTGGGGACTTCAATCTTGTCAGAAAGATTCTTGTCGATGGCACTGTTAGAACTGTTGTTCGGCTCAA TGCAACAAGGGTATCCTACCGTTACCACATAGCCCTCAGCCCTCTAGACGGCTCCCTCTACATTTCTGACCCAGAATCACACCAAATTATTCGTGTGCGCGACACCAACGATTACTCTGAGCCCGATCACAACTGGGAAACAGTCGTCGGCTCTGGAGAACGTTGTCTTCCTGGCGACGAAGCTCATTGTGGCGACGGTGCTCTGGCCAGAGACGCCAAACTTGCCTATCCCAAAGGAGTAGCAGTCTCTGCAGACAACGTGCTCTATTTCGCCGATGGAACTAACATCAGAATGGTCGACAGAGATGGTATAATCACCACAGTAATTGGAAATCACATGCACAAGTCACACTGGAAGCCAATTCCTTGTGAAGGTACTTTAAACGTGGAAGAAGTTCATCTTCGTTGGCCTACAGAATTAGCAATCAATCCCCTGGACAACTCGTTACACATGATAGATGATCATATGGTGCTTCAATTGGCTCCTGATGGTCGTGTCAAGGTCGTTGCTGGACGTCCTCTTCACTGTGCTTCTCCATCTTCATCGTTTGACACTGAACTAGCTACACATGCAACCTTGGTGATGCCTCAGAGCATTGCATTTGGCCCTTCAGGAAATCTATATATAGCAGAAAGTGATTCTCAAAGGATTAATCGTGTGAGAGTGATTGGTACAGATGGTAAAATTTCACCATATGCTGGAGCGGAATCCAAGTGTAATTGTTTGGAACGTGGTTGtgattgtttcgacgctgacCATTATCTTGCTTCCACTTCGAAGTTTAATACGATATCTGCAGTTGCCGTTTCTCCTGATGGAGTGGTTCATATTGGTGATCAAGCGAATTACAGGATTCGATCCGTGATGGCCAGCATTCCTGATGCTAGTGGCGCTAGAGAGTATGAGATTTATTCTCCAGACACTCAAGAAATCTATGTATTCAATAGATTTGGTCAACATGTTGCTACCAAGAACATACTCACTGGAGAGATTGTTTATCAGTTTACTTATAATGTAAATACTAGCAATGGAAAGCTTAGCACTGTCACAGATGCAGCTGGGAATAAAGTATTCTTGTTAAGAGACTACAGTAGCCAGGTGAACTCCATTGAGAACACTAAGGGACAGAAGTGCAGGCTGAGGATGTCTAGAATGAAGATGTTGCACGAATTGAGCACTCCAGACAATTATAATGTAACTTTCGATTACCATGGACCCACTGGTTTATTGAAAACCAAATTAGACAGCACAGGAAGGAGTTATGTGTACAATTATGATGAATTTGGCAGACTCACTTCTGCAGTCACTCCAACAGGCGAAGTAATCAGTCTGACTTTCGATCTAAGTTTGAAAGGAGCAGTTGTGAAGGTTGGACAGAATAATAGGAAACCAATCTCAATGCTCATCAAAGGATCGTCTGTGGTTACGAAGGTTGGAGAGGCTGAGCAGAGAACAACAGTTCTTTCTGATGGTTCAGTGGGTCAGGTCACACCATGGGCTCACACTGTCAGTACAGATACCTTACCATACTCAGTATTAGCGGAAATAGAACCATTGTTAGGTGAAAGCTACCCAGTTCCTGCTAAGCAGAGAACAGAGATCGCTGGGGATTTAGCAAACAGATTCGAATGGCGATACTTTCTTAGAAAGTTTCAAGGGAATAAATATAGAAGCGAATCGAAGACTGTGGCACAAGTTGGTAGAAAGCTCCGCATCAACGGGGACATTTTATTGTCTCTTGAATATGATAGAGAAACTAACAGCGTGGCAGTGTTCATGGATGATGATGCGGAGCTTCTAAATGTCACCTATGACAGAACGGCGAGACCAGTTAAATGGGGACCcagaaatggaattttctcCGGTGTAGAACTTGAATATGATCGGTTTAGTAGATTGACAAGCTGGACCTGGGGAGATATCAGTGAAACCTATGGCTTTGATAGGGCTGGAAGATTgtacgaaattaaatatagtGATGGAACATCCATGGTGTATGCATTTAAAGACATGTTCAGTAGTCTTCCACTGAAAGTAACTACACCAAGAGGAAGTGATTATTTGTTGCAATATGATGAAGCTGGAGCACTGCAGTCGTTAACTACTCCTAGAGGACATATTCATGCGTTCTCACTACAGACTTCTCTTGGGTTCTATAAATATCAGTACTATTCGCCGATGAACAGACATCCGTACGAGATTTTGTATAATGATGATGGACAGATCCTGGCCAAAGTGTACCCGCATCAGAGTGGCAAGGTTGCTTACGTTTATGATCATACTGGGAAGCTGGAAACTACTCTTGCTG GACTGTCTTCGATCCACTACACGTATCAAGAAACCACGAGCCTGGTCCATAGCATCGACATTAACGAACCCAATTTCGAGATGCGTATAGAGTACAAATATCACGCAGGAATCGTTAAAGATGAAAAGATCAAATTCGGTAGCAAGAGTGGCTTGGACAACGCACGCTATCGTTACCAATACGATGGCAATGCCAGGATATCCGGTATCGAAGTTGACATCAACGGCAAACAACTTCCACAATTACGTCTGAAATACAACCAAAACCTGGGAATATTGGAAGGCGTAGGAGATCTCagaatatatagaaatctCTTTAACAGATCTGTAATGCAAGATAGTAGCAAACAATTCTTCACCGTCACTGATTATGACGAGCATGGTCGAGTTAAAACAGTTTTGATGAACATTAGATCATTGGATGTGTTTAGAATGGAACTCGAATATGATAACCGAAATCGTATAAAGATGAGGAAATTGTCTATTGGAAAAGATGCCATGGAGAAGAAAGAATGGACAAAGATGGAGAagataacttataacgctgaCGGACATGTTTTAGAAGTTGCTGATACTGAGAATAATTGGCAATATGCTTATGATGAAAATGGTAATGTGATTGGAGTTACAGAACATAATGAGAAGATCGCATTAGGTTATGATAGTGGAGATCGGGTTGTTCAATACGGTGACGTTGAGTTTAACTCTTACGATGGACGAGGATTCGTTGTTATTCGAGGAGAGCACAAGTATAG ATATAATTCACGCGGTCAACTGATCCACGCTTCCGAGCATAAGAAGTTCCAGATCTGGTACTTCTACGACGACCGTGGCCGATTGGTCGCCTGGAATGACGACCGCGAGAACATCACGCAGTTCTTCTATGCGAATCCAAAGACGCCGGATTTGATCACGCACATCCACTTCCCGAAGTCCTCGAAAACCTTCCGATTCCTCTACGACTCCCGCAATTTCCTCATGACAGTGGAGACATCAGAGCAAAGATTCTACGTTGCAACAGATCAAAATGGCTCTCCTCTAGCACTCTTTGATACCAATGGAAACCTGATAAAGGAGATGAGACGTACACCATTTGGAAAAATCATCAAGGACACCAATCCAGACTTCTACTTGCCCATAGACTTCCACGGTGGTCTCCTGGATCCAAACACTAAATTAGTTTACCTAAACAAGCGCTTGTACGACCCGACTGTTGGCCAGTGGATGACACCAGCGTGGGAACAAATGGCCAACGAACTCACCACTCCAACCGACATTTTCATCTATCGTTTCCGTAATAATGatccaattaatttcaaacaGAATGTGGAATACATGACTGATCTGGCTAGTTGGCTGAAGCTATATGGCTACGATATTTCTGCAATGCTTGGTTCCGAGTACATGAAACAAATGGTGTACCAACCTAGCGCAACCATCACATCACCTCAATTAACTCCAGACTTTGGTGTCATGTCTGGTTTACAGTGCATTGTGAATCGCGTACATGAAAAGTTCTCAGATCTAGGTTTCGTCCCTAAGCCATTACTCAAGCTGGAACCAAAGACAAGGAACCTTCTTCCCAGAGTGGCTCATCGTCGCGCCGTCTTTGGAGAAGGTATCCTAGTTTCCCGTGTCGGTGGAAGATCACTTGTCAGTGTAGTAGACGGTGTGAACAGCGTAGTCCAGGATGTAGTGACATCCGTGTTCAACAACTCATACTTCTTACCTCTACACTTCAGTGTCCACGATCAAGACGTGTTCTACTTTGTGAAAGACAATGCACTGAAAATTCGTGATGACATGGAGGAACTTCGTCGTCTAGGTGGCATGTTCAACGTCTCAACTCATGAAACTACCGAACACGGTGCAGGTACCTGGAAAGAACTGAGATTACACAATCCAGACGCTGCTGTGGTGATCAAGTACGGAGCTGATCCCGAACAAGAGAGACACAGAATATTAAAACACGCTCATAAACGAGCAGTAGAAAGAGCTTGGGAGATAGAAAAGCAATTGGTTATGGCTGGTTTCCAAGGAAGAGGCGACTGGtctaaagaagaaaaagatgaacTAATTAGTCGAGGCACGGTTAGTGGCTACGAAGGTGTGGACATTCATAGTGTGCATAGATATCCACAATTAGCTGACGATCCTGGTAATGTAGCGTTCACGAGAGATACcaaaaggaaacgaagaaagagtgGAAACAGGCGTAACAGAATCCACAGGCATGACTCGTGA